Proteins encoded by one window of Papio anubis isolate 15944 chromosome 7, Panubis1.0, whole genome shotgun sequence:
- the ANKRD63 gene encoding ankyrin repeat domain-containing protein 63 produces the protein MLKPKDLCPRAGTRTFLEAMQAGKVHLARFVLDALDRSIIDCRAEQGRTPLMVAVGLPDPALRARFVRLLLEQGAAVNLRDERGRTALSLACERGHLDAVQLLVQFSGDPEAADSAGNSPVMWAAACGHGAVLEFLVRSFRRLGLRLDRTNRAGLTALQLAAARGHGTCVQALTGPWGRAAAAAAARGSNSDSPPGHPAPAPSPERRRPSPRRLPRPLLARFARAAGGHGHGGEAGLAGKNSGRHRAQGSERPELGRSMSLALGAVTEEEAARLRAGALMALPNSPQSSGTGRWRSQEVLEGAPPTLVQAPIGLSPHPEGGPGSGRLGLRRRSTAPDIPSLVGEAPGPESGPELEANALPVSVPGPNPWQAGTEAVVLRAQR, from the coding sequence ATGCTCAAACCCAAGGACCTGTGTCCCCGAGCGGGGACGCGCACCTTCCTGGAGGCCATGCAGGCGGGCAAAGTGCACTTGGCCCGCTTCGTGTTGGATGCGCTGGACCGCAGCATCATCGACTGCCGCGCGGAGCAGGGCCGTACGCCGCTCATGGTGGCCGTGGGGCTGCCGGACCCCGCTCTGCGCGCGCGCTTCGTGCGGCTGCTGCTTGAGCAGGGTGCTGCCGTGAACCTGCGGGACGAGCGCGGCCGCACCGCACTCAGTCTGGCGTGCGAGCGAGGCCACCTGGACGCCGTGCAGCTGCTGGTGCAGTTCAGTGGTGACCCCGAGGCGGCCGACTCTGCGGGCAACAGCCCGGTGATGTGGGCGGCGGCCTGCGGCCACGGGGCAGTGCTCGAGTTCCTGGTGCGGTCCTTCCGCCGCCTAGGCCTGCGCCTCGACCGCACCAACCGTGCGGGGCTCACCGCGCTGCAACTGGCTGCCGCCCGCGGCCACGGGACCTGTGTGCAGGCCCTCACCGGGCCCTGGGGccgcgccgccgccgcagccGCGGCCCGGGGCTCCAACTCCGATAGTCCCCCTGGCCACCCCGCCCCCGCGCCCAGCCCCGAGCGTCGACGACCCAGCCCCCGCCGCCTCCCGCGGCCTCTCCTGGCGCGCTTTGCGCGAGCGGCGGGCGGCCACGGCCACGGCGGCGAGGCTGGCTTAGCGGGCAAGAATTCGGGCCGGCACCGGGCGCAGGGCAGTGAACGGCCCGAGCTGGGTCGGAGCATGAGCCTGGCGTTGGGTGCGGTGACCGAGGAGGAGGCGGCCCGCCTGCGGGCTGGGGCCCTGATGGCCCTACCAAACTCGCCCCAGTCTTCGGGGACTGGGCGGTGGCGCTCACAGGAGGTGCTGGAGGGAGCGCCCCCAACCTTAGTGCAAGCCCCCATTGGCCTCAGCCCCCATCCGGAGGGCGGCCCCGGCTCCGGCCGCCTGGGTTTGCGCCGACGCTCCACAGCCCCAGATATCCCCAGCCTGGTCGGTGAGGCGCCAGGGCCCGAGAGTGGCCCGGAGTTAGAGGCCAACGCTCTGCCTGTCTCGGTGCCTGGGCCGAACCCTTGGCAGGCGGGCACCGAGGCTGTGGTGCTGCGTGCTCAGCGGTAA